One genomic window of Thermus caldifontis includes the following:
- the rsmH gene encoding 16S rRNA (cytosine(1402)-N(4))-methyltransferase RsmH has translation MNAIPQHIPVLYEEALYWLRIRPGEVYVDATLGGAGHAKGILERGGLVIGLDQDPEAVARARTLNLPGLRVFQRNFRHLKEVLEEAEVGQVAGILADLGVSSFHLEDPKRGFSYQKEGPLDMRMGEEGPTAYEVVNTLPLEDLHRILRDLGEEKQAYPIAKAIVERRRKTPIRTTLELAEVVRQAVGFRKAGHPARKTFQAIRMYVNDELGALEEFLRQAEEVLAPGGRLVVITFHSLEDRLVKRFLKESHLKVLTKKPITPSPEEIAGNPRSRSAKLRAAEKEVA, from the coding sequence ATGAACGCCATTCCCCAGCACATTCCCGTTCTGTACGAAGAGGCTCTCTATTGGCTTCGGATTCGCCCCGGAGAAGTTTACGTGGACGCCACCTTGGGGGGAGCCGGGCACGCCAAGGGCATCCTGGAGCGGGGGGGCCTGGTCATCGGCCTGGACCAGGATCCCGAGGCCGTGGCCCGGGCAAGGACCCTGAACCTTCCTGGGCTTAGGGTCTTTCAGCGCAACTTCCGCCATCTAAAGGAGGTCCTCGAGGAGGCCGAGGTGGGCCAGGTGGCGGGCATCCTGGCGGATCTGGGGGTAAGCAGCTTCCACCTGGAAGATCCCAAGCGGGGCTTCAGCTACCAGAAGGAAGGCCCCCTGGACATGCGCATGGGGGAGGAAGGCCCCACCGCCTACGAGGTGGTGAACACCCTGCCCTTGGAAGACCTCCACCGCATCTTGCGGGACCTGGGGGAGGAGAAGCAGGCTTACCCCATCGCCAAAGCCATCGTGGAAAGAAGGCGAAAAACCCCCATCCGCACCACCTTGGAGCTGGCCGAGGTGGTGCGGCAGGCGGTGGGTTTCCGTAAGGCGGGCCACCCCGCCCGTAAGACCTTCCAAGCCATTCGCATGTACGTGAACGACGAACTGGGCGCGCTGGAGGAATTCCTCAGGCAAGCTGAGGAGGTCCTGGCCCCTGGGGGACGGCTGGTGGTCATCACCTTCCACTCCTTGGAAGACCGTCTGGTAAAGCGCTTCCTGAAGGAAAGCCACCTGAAGGTCCTCACCAAGAAGCCCATTACCCCGAGCCCCGAAGAGATAGCCGGAAACCCCCGGTCCCGCAGCGCCAAGCTCAGGGCCGCGGAAAAGGAGGTGGCCTGA
- a CDS encoding peptidoglycan D,D-transpeptidase FtsI family protein: MTLGLGRVSWVFLGLALWLVLFALGLYGLVTHPPRILTPPPPAPGLRGTLYAQDGTPLALSLKEGRYYPLGTSASQLLGFGERGSGRGLEGLERDLNAALEVGRSFTLTLDPWIQAMAERALWEGLARSRGAYGTLLVMDRSGDLQAVANGPAFDPLAPRKDPAKDVSWRNHAFLVPLEVGSTMKALTAAMLLEEGAASLTTRVEAPMHRVVNGWTIRDVVPHPPVLTLAEVLRYSSNVGISLLAEALPKQVFYRYMEKLHFTDPSPLPGVRVAAPVVNPPNTWSRATYANHTFGQGFLVTPLHLAAAFNALVDGTYRSPRLFTHQEARSEQVFSQATARAIRQALQEGLAPRAQLAGYPLAGKTGTAQVVVNGRYSREVFTAWFAGFVPGDQPLYTVVVAVHYPKGEVHGSQVAAPIFREVAAGLLAYRGVPPYAEGR; the protein is encoded by the coding sequence GTGACCCTAGGCCTAGGCCGCGTATCCTGGGTCTTTTTAGGCTTGGCCCTTTGGCTGGTGCTTTTCGCCCTAGGGCTCTACGGCCTGGTAACCCATCCCCCCAGGATCCTCACGCCTCCACCGCCAGCCCCTGGGCTCAGGGGTACCCTCTACGCCCAGGACGGTACCCCCCTGGCCCTCAGCCTAAAGGAGGGGCGCTACTACCCCTTGGGGACAAGCGCCAGCCAGCTTTTGGGCTTTGGGGAGCGGGGCTCGGGCCGGGGCTTGGAGGGGCTGGAGCGGGACTTAAACGCGGCCCTCGAGGTGGGCCGCTCCTTCACCCTCACCCTGGACCCCTGGATCCAGGCCATGGCGGAAAGGGCGCTATGGGAAGGGTTAGCGCGAAGCCGGGGGGCCTATGGCACCCTGCTGGTGATGGACCGAAGCGGCGATCTCCAGGCCGTGGCCAACGGGCCAGCCTTTGACCCCTTAGCGCCCAGGAAGGACCCGGCAAAGGACGTCTCCTGGCGAAACCACGCCTTCCTGGTACCCCTGGAGGTGGGCTCCACCATGAAGGCCCTTACCGCCGCCATGCTGCTGGAGGAAGGAGCAGCCAGCCTCACCACCCGAGTGGAGGCCCCCATGCACCGGGTGGTGAACGGATGGACCATCCGGGACGTCGTCCCTCATCCCCCGGTCCTCACCTTGGCCGAGGTGCTCCGTTACTCCTCCAACGTGGGGATCAGCCTGCTGGCCGAGGCCCTGCCCAAGCAGGTGTTCTACCGGTATATGGAGAAGCTCCACTTCACCGATCCCTCCCCCCTCCCCGGGGTAAGGGTGGCCGCTCCGGTGGTTAACCCCCCTAACACCTGGAGCCGCGCCACCTACGCCAACCACACCTTCGGCCAGGGTTTCCTGGTAACCCCCTTGCACCTGGCAGCCGCCTTTAACGCCTTGGTTGATGGCACCTACCGCTCCCCCCGGCTCTTTACCCACCAGGAAGCGCGGTCCGAACAGGTCTTCTCCCAGGCCACGGCTCGGGCCATCCGCCAGGCCCTACAGGAGGGGCTTGCGCCCCGGGCCCAGCTTGCCGGTTATCCCCTGGCGGGTAAAACCGGCACGGCCCAGGTGGTGGTGAACGGCCGCTATTCCCGTGAGGTCTTTACCGCCTGGTTTGCCGGATTCGTACCTGGCGACCAGCCCCTGTACACCGTGGTGGTGGCCGTCCACTACCCCAAGGGGGAGGTCCACGGCAGCCAGGTGGCGGCCCCCATCTTCCGGGAGGTGGCCGCCGGACTCTTGGCATACCGCGGCGTACCCCCCTATGCTGAAGGGCGGTGA
- the rpmE gene encoding 50S ribosomal protein L31: MKEGIHPKLVPARIICGCGNVIHTYSTRPEIHVEVCSHCHPFYTGQQRFVDTEGRVERFQRRYGDSYRKGR, encoded by the coding sequence GTGAAGGAAGGCATCCACCCCAAGCTGGTTCCCGCCCGCATCATCTGCGGTTGCGGCAACGTCATTCACACCTACTCCACCCGGCCCGAGATCCACGTGGAGGTTTGCAGCCACTGCCATCCCTTCTACACGGGGCAGCAACGCTTTGTGGACACGGAAGGCCGCGTGGAGCGCTTCCAGCGCCGTTACGGGGATTCCTACCGCAAGGGGCGCTGA
- the mraZ gene encoding division/cell wall cluster transcriptional repressor MraZ, giving the protein MPFGEYQYSLDDKGRVVIPGPFRDFLEDGLVLTRGMEGCLYVFPSDRWRKIEEQLVNLPLTDAQARAFVRFFYSGAYKTRMDNASRVLIPPPLRQFAGLQEGGEVVIAGAPGRLEIWSQERWWKTIEEIMQNPPAPEALRGLIG; this is encoded by the coding sequence ATGCCCTTCGGCGAGTACCAGTACAGCCTGGACGACAAGGGGCGGGTGGTGATCCCCGGCCCCTTCCGGGATTTCCTCGAGGACGGCCTGGTGCTCACCCGGGGGATGGAGGGGTGCCTCTATGTCTTCCCCTCCGATCGCTGGCGGAAGATCGAGGAGCAGCTGGTCAACCTTCCCCTCACCGACGCCCAGGCCCGGGCCTTCGTGCGCTTCTTCTACTCCGGAGCCTACAAGACCCGCATGGACAATGCCTCCCGGGTCCTGATCCCCCCTCCCCTCCGCCAGTTTGCCGGCCTGCAGGAAGGGGGTGAGGTGGTGATCGCCGGAGCCCCGGGGAGGCTGGAGATTTGGAGCCAGGAGCGTTGGTGGAAGACCATAGAGGAGATCATGCAAAACCCACCGGCCCCCGAGGCCTTACGAGGACTTATTGGATAG